agcaattagcattagagtatagctaggtttcatcattggtcgcaaatctgcttagaattgttggGGAACAATTTATCTCTGgtggatctcttatactctgctgccacctagtgaccgtttttgtaataactaacattgcttcaagcattctcttcagttcagaggctgcatcaaagccttctttacgcgctagcataaaaacacattaaaaaaacgtataaatatgtctttgggggcatggtaatatttaaaatagaacatatttatacgtttttgggagcaaatgtgttaaaCAATTGGGACTATGCTTTTCTGTTGAATAATGAAGACTAGACAAAAATGCacttcactgttttttttttaaagtaaattatagttataaaatTCTAACAATAATGTTTATCCGAGcactaactaatgctagctaactgactaaaactacactaaaacgttgacagtttttgttaggTTTATAGTCTACTAaaagttgactaaataaaaacaggatgaggtagaccaaatatgattaaaaataaaataaaaaaaataataaaacaaaaataaacaaaaacctaacaagcgtgactgataCTAGACTAAAACAGACCTAATTTAAAATGTCTGATAAAATTTAAGACTAGTGGACAGTTCAGGCGAGCCTTCAGTCAACAAGAAAATAAACGAGTGCAACTCCACTTTTACTGCGCATTTCCTGCAACAAAAGCGGATTTGACGTCACTCTCAGACCAACGCTAACTAACCATCCTCGGCTGCTTCTGCAGCGGGACGTGCATATATGTGTTCAGAATAGTGGGACCACCAGACTGCTGCTGTTCCTCACCAGACCCGGTCAGATTAACATCCGATGAAAAATCAGCTGAAAATAGAACGGTTCCGCTGAAAGGAGGTGGGGGGtgataaataatgcaaaaaGAATACAAAACCTCTTACGGGGTTAGCTGATCTCACACACAGCAGACATGCACAGACACGCacggttcttcttctttttcttttttaacatcGGTCTGCACAGTGAGGAAAAGTGAATGGATGTGACAGGAAGGAGGAGGCCCCAGTGGAGTAACACACATGCTCTTCGCTTCATCTCCTCCCACCGCTCCATGTTTTACGTTTCCATCCGGGATTGATGACAAATTCTTGAGGGGAGGGAAGGAACGATGAAGGGGAGGGGGGGTAGATGTCCGAAGACACACACAGCgtgcttttttctctctctcctgcCAGATTACAGTCTTGCAAACGCAGATGTTTtcgcgtttttttttcacacaatcaGCACAACAACATGtggaactactttttttttttttggccacttAATTAAAACCAAGGCTTTTTGTTTGGGTTTGTTTTTCCATGCTTGAATAAAACATCCAAGATTTCAAAGTGGcggcaaaacatgcctaattcaAAGCCCTGAATATGTATTTATTGGCAAAATTAATAATGCATGTTTTCCTGCCTCCCCAATATAATCCGACAGTGTCTGAAAATCCGAAATGCTGTCCCAGGTTCCTCATTGAGGCCAAAACAGATTTTCACACATAGCACAGCTTTGTGTATGGAGACACCCAGTGGTAGACGAACATATTACAtttgtcaaatatttgtaattatatTAAGCATATTTAGTTTTACACAAACGTTTTACAACATATGAACATGTTTCttaatgtttaatttaaaaaaaatatatatatatatatataaaaaaacctCAGAACTTGTTTCtgaaatattaattattaatcatAAAAAGTTGTTAAATACAGCTATCGTATGTCCATGATCACGATGACGAAAaattttcaatatattgtgcagccctactcaAAATATACAAGATATGGTGACATTAAAATCCCAAATATGGGTCAATTAAGGATTTCATGTGTGAATCTCACCGAGCGAATTGGACTAAAATAATGCCCTATCCCCTTTAATGGTTTCGGAAAATTGGGGTATAGAGGGGTCGTATCCCTCCAGCATACTGATTTGTTCACTGACGGCCTCCAAAGCAACTTTTTCGAGCCTTATATCATAATCTCGAAGGTACAAGGTGCGCATGATAAATGTGTCATAAAACGTTACTTATTTCCTGAGCTGGAGGTGTGTTGAATTTCAGTTTCCAAGTGCCAGATTGGCCTTGTAGACGTCACAGAAGCCTCATTGACTGGCAAGACAAACCCGCCAGCACCCTGCCACGTCCAGTATCGGCGTCCCGATTTGGATTAAAGCTTTATAGGCTTAAGGCTGCCATGAAGACAACTCCAAGGTGCGCTTGCGTTCGGGGGTGAAATGCACTGATGGGAGTTTGGGCACGACGGACCCGCGCATGCTCAAAGAGGCGCCCCGGCCACTTCATTACCGCGGGCCTAGTGGCCGCCGGCTTCGTCGCCCTCCTGGGATTTTCTTCGCTCCACTTACCGGCCTCGCTCTCGCTCGAGCCGGCGACGAGCGCCCCCGAGGTGACGCTCTTGATTTGGACTCATCCGTTCGGGCGGGAGGGACCACTTCCGGATTGCTTGGCGCGCTACGGCGTACACGGCTGCGCGCTGACCGACGACCGGCGCGCGTACCCGCACGCAGATGGCGTGCTCGTGCACCACCGCGACGTCGTGGCCTCCGGGAGCGCCGAACTGCCACCGGAAGCGGGACGGCCCCCTTGGCAGAAGTGGATCTGGCTCAACTACGAGTCGCCGTCGCACACGGCGGCCCTGCGGCGCCTGGAGGGGCGCTTCAACCTCACTATGAGCTACCGCGCCGACTCGGACATCTTCCTCCCCTATGGCTACCTGGTCCAGAAACACGGTGACGGACAGCCGCTGTCAGAACCTTCCAGAAGTTCTCGTCCTGGCCTGGTCGCGTGGGTGGTGAGCAACTGGGTGGATTCGCAGGCCCGCGTGGCCTTCTACTTGCAGCTCAGCCGGTACATCCAGGTGGACGTGTTCGGCCGAGCCGGACGCGGTATTCCCGAAGGCCTGGGAAGCGTGGTGCGGCTAGTAAAGCACTACAACTTCTATTTAGCCCTGGAGAACTCTCAACACACGGACTACATCACGGAGAAGCTGTGGAACGCCGTGCTGGCCGGCGCCGTGCCGGTGGTCCTGGGCCCCGGCCGGAAGAACTACGAGCGCTTCCTGCCGCCCGAGGCCTTCATCCACGTGGATGACTTCCCCTCGGTCGAAGCTCTGGCCCGGTACCTGCTGTTGCTCAGGCGGGACCCGGCACGGCTGATGGGGCACCTGCGCTGGAGAACGGGCTTCGGACTGCGCCAACCCGCCTTCTGGGGAGAACATTACTGCACCGCCTGCAGGGCGTTGAGGAAGACCAGAGGACGCACTCACGTGGTCCAGGACTTGACTGGATGGTTTGAGTCCTGAGGGGGAATTATCGCATACAGTCAACAAAACCCCCAAAGACTCAGAACTCTGTAGCGAATAATAGTGTAAAAACTTTGACATGCCCCATAATTTTAAACCAAATTGAACTCGCAACACTTGAGTATCATTTCAAATTCATCTTGTAACCCTTACAAATACATGACAgatgatttgattttgaaataAAGCACAAGCTTTAGGGTAGAATAACTAAAGATTTTTTTGTAGTCAAATATAATGTGATGAAAGTCaagtagatttttatttttgtccagctCCAATTGGAAGACAAAAATCTAAAAACGGGATTAGCTATTAGACGACtgaaaggtgt
This genomic stretch from Festucalex cinctus isolate MCC-2025b chromosome 13, RoL_Fcin_1.0, whole genome shotgun sequence harbors:
- the LOC144033547 gene encoding alpha-(1,3)-fucosyltransferase 4-like — encoded protein: MACSCTTKWIWLNYESPSHTAALRRLEGRFNLTMSYRADSDIFLPYGYLVQKHGDGQPLSEPSRSSRPGLVAWVVSNWVDSQARVAFYLQLSRYIQVDVFGRAGRGIPEGLGSVVRLVKHYNFYLALENSQHTDYITEKLWNAVLAGAVPVVLGPGRKNYERFLPPEAFIHVDDFPSVEALARYLLLLRRDPARLMGHLRWRTGFGLRQPAFWGEHYCTACRALRKTRGRTHVVQDLTGWFES